CCGCGCCGCGCCTCGGCCGCGAACGCGAGCCCGGTCACCGCGGCGAGCGCGAGCATCGTCCCCAGGGTCTCCGAGTAGATCACCAGTTCCATGAAGGTCAGATCGAGGAGCAGGGGTGCGGCGAGCCCGGCCGCGGTCGCGGAGGACCGCCGCCGCGTCATCGCGAGGACGAGAACGAAGACGAGCCCGCCGCACGCGACCCCGAGACCGCGCTGCGCGCGGACGACGCGCCGTGCGCGCGGGATCGGCGTGCCGGCCGCGAGCAGGAGCAGCGGATAGCCGGGAGTTCGTGCGTCGAGATGCGGCAATCCGCCGGACGCCCACTGGCGGGCGTAGCGCACGTAGCTTTCGGTATCCCAGAATCGTCCCGGGCGCGGCCGGGGAACGAGCGCCGCTCGAAACACGACGCCCCACGCGAAGACGAGAGCGAGCGCGGCCACGGTGCGGCGCGAGCGCTCGCTTCGCACGACGGGATCCGGCGGCGTCTCCGTCTCTTCCCGCATCGACGCTTCGGCGGCATCCTACCGCGCGACCGGGTCTAGAATCGGGGAAGTGATCCCCGGCCCTTCTCGCGCATCCCTCCGGACCGCCGCTCTGGTGTCGCTCCTGGCGCCCGCGCTCTCGGGCGCCGAGACCTTTTCCGTCCAGGTCGACCGATATGCGCATCCGACGCTCGGGAAGGACGCGGCCGTCATCGCGAACGCGACCCTCCAGGTCGGCCACATGAAGGTGACGCTCGCCAAAGGCGTCGTCGCCCCCGTGCTCGCGGGCACGGAGCCGATCGGATTCTTCTTCAAGGGGAACGGCTCCTGGAGATACGTATCCGCGACGGTCGAGGAGTATCCCGTGATGCGGCACGACGCCGACAAGGCGACGCACTGGAAAGCGCGGGACGAGCAGGACGGACTCGCGGTCACCGATTCGTTCGACGACCTTCTCTGGCTCGCGCCCGGCGAGAAGCCGCCGGCCGGAACGACCGGCGCCGCGATTCCGGAGAATGCGTTCCGGCATCACCTCGAGGCGTTCGCGCGCCGCAAATCGGATTCCGTCGCGCAGCGTCTCGCCTACCGCGCGAGGGCCTCCCCCTCGGCGGCTTTCTCCTGGGTGGAGTTCTCGGGCGGTAAGCAGGAATCGATCTGGTTCCGCGACGAGGTCGAGTCGCATGCCGAGGACCTGATCGCCCTGAAGAAGCTCGAGTTCGACAGCGCCAACGCGCCGTGGGAATGGGCGGTCGAGACGATCTCGGACCAGCCGATCGGGCGGAGCTTCCGCGAGCCGCCCCAGCCCGAGGTCGTCCTGACGCGCGTCGAGCCGGAGATCGAGGCGGCGGGCGAACACGCGAAGATCCGGGTCGCCGAGACCTGGGAGAACGCGACGAAGGAACCGATCTCGACCCTGCACGTGAACCTCCGGAGCCGGGTGTTCGCCGATTCCGCCCTCGACATCCGCCGGAACGAGCTGCTCAAGGTCGAGACCGCCGGCGGGCACGCGGTGGACTTCGATCACCGCGACGGGCGCCTGCTCCTGGCGCTCCCGACGCCGATCGAGCCCGGCCGGTCCGTGACGCTGGCGTTCGACATGGAGGGGAACGTGCTCCCTCCGCCGTCGCACGACAGCTACTGGCTGCTGGGATTCGACTCCTGGTTCCCGAGTCCGGGACTGAACGGCTCCGATTTCACCTGCCGGCTGAAAGTGCGCGTCAAAAAGCCCTTCGTCCCGATCGCGAGCGGCGCGGTCGTGGCCCGCAGGGAGGAAAAGGACTGGAACAGCCTCGAGACGGAGCTCGACCACCCGATCTTCCTTCCCGTCGTCCTCGCCGGGAGCTACCACGTCGAGGACGTCGTCAAGGACGGCCGCGCGTACCACGTCGCCAGCTACGCCTACGTCAACCACCGCGCGACGGAACACCTCGTCACGCTCGCCTCGCAGATCATCAAGTTCTACGAACCGTTCCTCGGGCCGTTCCCCTGGAAGGAGTTCACGATCGTCGAGATCAACTCCTACGGATTCGGCGTCGCGCCGCCCGGCACCATGTTCATCACCCGCGAGGCGTTCTCGCCGCACGAGGACGACCTGACGACGATGTTCTCGAAGAGCCTCACCGCGCGGTTCGCCCACGAGATCGCGCACCAGTGGTGGGGACACCAGATCAAATGGCCCGACGACGAGGAAGAGTGGATGTCCGAGTCGTTCGCCGAATACTGCTCGGCGCTCCAGGTCCGGGCGCAGAAGGGCAACGGCGCGTACAACCAGGTCGTCCGGGACTGGGAAGGACGCATGAAGGACTCCGGGGTCTCCGCGACGCTGCCGACGGCGAACCGGATCGAGGGCGAGACGGCGTTCCGCGACCGCTTCGGCCTCCTCTACGGCCGCGGACCGTTCCTCCTCGCGGTCATCCACAGGGAGATCGGCGAGGAGAAGTTCCTCACGTTCCTGAAGACGTTCCAGTCGAACCGGAAATGGCGCACCGGGTCGTCGGCGCTCACGGCGGACCTCCTCCGCTTCCTGACCGGAAGATCCTGGACGGAGTTCTTCGACCGCTACTTCTGGTCGACCGAGTGGCCGACGCTTCCCCGGTAGCCGCGAGTCACGAGTCGAGGGCCGTGGGTCGGGAGTCCGGGAGTCCTATTTGTCCGGGGGTCGGGCTCCCCGCGCGAACCTCACGCTTCGCTCCCCGAATTTCTCCTTGATGCGGTCGATCGCGTCGAAGGCGCG
This window of the Thermoanaerobaculia bacterium genome carries:
- a CDS encoding M1 family aminopeptidase, encoding MIPGPSRASLRTAALVSLLAPALSGAETFSVQVDRYAHPTLGKDAAVIANATLQVGHMKVTLAKGVVAPVLAGTEPIGFFFKGNGSWRYVSATVEEYPVMRHDADKATHWKARDEQDGLAVTDSFDDLLWLAPGEKPPAGTTGAAIPENAFRHHLEAFARRKSDSVAQRLAYRARASPSAAFSWVEFSGGKQESIWFRDEVESHAEDLIALKKLEFDSANAPWEWAVETISDQPIGRSFREPPQPEVVLTRVEPEIEAAGEHAKIRVAETWENATKEPISTLHVNLRSRVFADSALDIRRNELLKVETAGGHAVDFDHRDGRLLLALPTPIEPGRSVTLAFDMEGNVLPPPSHDSYWLLGFDSWFPSPGLNGSDFTCRLKVRVKKPFVPIASGAVVARREEKDWNSLETELDHPIFLPVVLAGSYHVEDVVKDGRAYHVASYAYVNHRATEHLVTLASQIIKFYEPFLGPFPWKEFTIVEINSYGFGVAPPGTMFITREAFSPHEDDLTTMFSKSLTARFAHEIAHQWWGHQIKWPDDEEEWMSESFAEYCSALQVRAQKGNGAYNQVVRDWEGRMKDSGVSATLPTANRIEGETAFRDRFGLLYGRGPFLLAVIHREIGEEKFLTFLKTFQSNRKWRTGSSALTADLLRFLTGRSWTEFFDRYFWSTEWPTLPR